Proteins co-encoded in one Spirosoma endbachense genomic window:
- a CDS encoding efflux RND transporter permease subunit, translated as MKFEHYKTLGFTNWCVENRTAIYIFTFLITLGGLFVYNNLPKEQFPDIKVPQVYINTVYVGTAPADIENTINKQIEKQLKSISGVKRIKSNALQDVSVILVEFNPDVQTAEALQRVRDAIDKAKPDLPQKLDSGPTAQDVNFSEFPIMNINMAGNFSLKQLKEYAEDLQDAIEAMPEIRRVDIVGALTREIQINVDLPRMQSAGLAFTDIQQAVQGENINVSGGELNVDGVRRTVRVKGEFTDVDQLQNLQIRTATGATVRLGDIAEVRDNFEEQQDFARLNNKSVITLNVIKRSGANLLSAADNIEKTIEEYRDTRFPQGLDVKVTADSSEPTRENVNDLINTVVLGFIFVVLILMFFMGVRDAVFIGLSVPLSALVAFVVMPVVGPVVGTAFTLNTIVLFAFLLGLGLVVDDAIVVIENSHRLFNENKDWNIKQAVKAAAGEVFVPVFSGTLTTIAPFFPLLFWPGIVGEFMKFLPLTLILTLFASLFVAYVINPVFAVTFMKRHEDDNHEDKQSFDEIKRPLIIMTVLAGIGYVIDRGIGNLFLLFIILYVFNHYILTPRLITPFQERLLPGLKNGYRRLISWILTGWRPVIAILAAFSLLILTFFITGIAQPKVIFFPSGEPDYIYVYNVMPVGTDARVTDSVTRVIEKRVFKVLADNNATDVVNSVISNVGKNAGDPSNPDRSATPQKSKVTIAFKGNEERKGISTDSLLAKVRVAMKGLPGSEISVEREANGPPTGKPIAIEIAGDDFTELSALEKLVRQKISKSGIKGIDQLKSDLITNKPEIVIDIDRDKAEREGISSAQIAMAIRTALFGLEVSKFRDAKDEYPIMVRLKPDDRSQIDRLLSLNIVYRDMVTGGQLRQVPITSVANISYSTTFSQINRKNQQRIVTLSSDVVTGYNANEIVAEIQQLVNDMEVPNGYTIKMGGEQEDQQESMNFLVSAFGIAILLIYLILATQFNSVVKPLIIFTTILLSLIGVLLGFIITGKTFSVIMSGVGIIALAGIVVKNGILLIEFIEELRGRGVPLREAIIEAGGIRLTPVLLTASAAVLGLIPLAFGLTIDFVTLFRDFDPHMVIGGDSSVFWNILAWTIIYGLTFSTVLTLVIVPCMYWVNERIRMKWFGKKDPALERRKQLEEELV; from the coding sequence ATGAAATTTGAACATTATAAAACCCTCGGATTCACCAACTGGTGTGTGGAGAACCGAACGGCGATTTACATTTTCACCTTCCTGATTACACTCGGTGGGCTGTTTGTGTACAATAATCTGCCGAAGGAGCAGTTCCCGGATATCAAAGTGCCGCAGGTGTACATCAATACGGTGTACGTAGGAACAGCTCCTGCCGATATCGAAAATACAATCAACAAGCAGATTGAGAAGCAATTGAAGTCCATTTCGGGCGTGAAGCGAATCAAATCGAATGCGTTGCAGGACGTATCGGTCATTCTGGTTGAATTCAACCCGGACGTGCAAACCGCCGAAGCTTTGCAGCGTGTTCGTGATGCCATCGACAAAGCGAAACCTGATCTACCGCAAAAACTCGACTCTGGACCGACGGCACAGGATGTGAACTTCTCCGAGTTCCCGATCATGAACATCAACATGGCCGGTAATTTCTCGCTGAAGCAACTCAAAGAATATGCCGAAGACTTACAGGATGCTATTGAAGCCATGCCTGAAATTCGGCGCGTGGATATTGTAGGCGCATTGACGCGGGAGATTCAGATCAATGTCGACCTTCCCCGAATGCAGTCGGCGGGTCTGGCATTCACGGATATTCAGCAGGCCGTTCAGGGCGAAAATATCAACGTATCGGGTGGAGAACTGAACGTCGATGGTGTTCGCCGGACAGTGCGGGTGAAAGGTGAATTTACGGATGTAGATCAACTTCAGAACCTGCAAATCCGTACGGCGACGGGTGCAACTGTGCGGCTTGGTGATATTGCCGAAGTACGGGACAATTTTGAAGAGCAGCAGGATTTTGCCCGTCTGAACAACAAGTCGGTTATAACTCTGAACGTTATTAAGCGCTCGGGAGCTAACCTGCTATCGGCGGCTGATAATATCGAAAAAACCATTGAAGAATACCGGGATACCCGTTTTCCGCAGGGGCTTGATGTGAAGGTCACCGCAGATTCATCGGAACCAACCCGCGAAAATGTCAATGACCTGATCAATACCGTTGTATTAGGTTTCATCTTCGTGGTACTGATCCTCATGTTCTTTATGGGGGTTCGCGATGCCGTTTTTATTGGATTATCGGTGCCACTGTCGGCGCTGGTAGCGTTTGTGGTTATGCCGGTGGTCGGCCCCGTTGTTGGAACGGCCTTTACCCTGAATACCATTGTCTTATTTGCGTTCCTGCTTGGCTTGGGTCTGGTGGTCGATGATGCCATTGTGGTTATCGAAAACTCGCACCGACTCTTTAACGAAAACAAAGACTGGAACATCAAACAGGCCGTAAAGGCAGCCGCTGGTGAGGTATTTGTACCGGTGTTCTCCGGAACGCTGACGACAATTGCGCCGTTTTTTCCGCTGCTTTTCTGGCCGGGTATTGTGGGCGAATTCATGAAGTTTCTGCCTCTGACGCTCATTTTAACCTTGTTTGCTTCGTTGTTTGTGGCGTATGTGATTAACCCGGTTTTTGCCGTCACATTCATGAAGCGGCACGAAGACGATAACCACGAAGACAAACAGAGCTTTGATGAAATCAAACGTCCGCTCATAATCATGACGGTGCTGGCGGGCATTGGCTACGTGATCGACCGGGGTATTGGCAACTTGTTCTTGTTGTTCATTATCCTCTACGTGTTCAACCATTACATACTGACCCCAAGATTGATTACGCCTTTTCAGGAGCGGTTGCTACCGGGTCTGAAGAATGGATATCGTCGCTTGATCTCATGGATTTTAACCGGTTGGAGGCCTGTAATTGCGATTCTGGCAGCCTTTAGTCTGCTGATTCTGACGTTCTTTATTACAGGAATTGCGCAGCCCAAAGTTATCTTTTTCCCGAGCGGTGAGCCCGACTACATTTACGTTTATAATGTAATGCCTGTCGGAACTGACGCACGCGTCACGGATTCGGTAACCAGAGTGATCGAAAAGCGAGTGTTTAAAGTTCTCGCCGATAATAACGCTACCGATGTGGTGAACTCCGTGATCTCTAACGTCGGTAAAAACGCGGGCGACCCATCAAATCCTGACCGATCTGCCACACCTCAAAAATCGAAAGTGACAATTGCGTTTAAAGGGAACGAAGAACGAAAAGGGATCTCTACTGATTCGCTGCTGGCCAAAGTTCGGGTTGCCATGAAAGGCTTACCGGGTAGCGAAATTTCGGTAGAACGCGAAGCCAACGGTCCGCCAACGGGTAAACCAATTGCCATTGAAATTGCGGGCGATGATTTCACCGAATTGAGTGCACTGGAAAAACTAGTCCGGCAAAAGATTAGTAAGTCTGGCATTAAGGGAATAGATCAGCTCAAATCCGATCTGATTACGAATAAACCCGAAATTGTTATCGACATCGATCGCGATAAAGCCGAACGGGAAGGTATTTCGTCGGCGCAAATAGCGATGGCCATCCGGACTGCATTGTTCGGACTGGAAGTATCGAAGTTCCGGGATGCGAAGGACGAATATCCGATTATGGTTCGGTTGAAGCCCGACGACCGTAGCCAGATTGACCGACTACTAAGCCTGAATATCGTGTATCGCGACATGGTAACGGGCGGGCAATTGCGGCAGGTTCCGATTACATCAGTAGCCAATATCAGCTATTCGACGACGTTTAGCCAGATTAACCGCAAAAACCAGCAGCGTATCGTTACCTTAAGTTCTGACGTGGTGACGGGCTACAATGCCAATGAGATTGTGGCTGAAATTCAGCAGCTTGTGAATGATATGGAAGTGCCGAATGGCTACACTATCAAAATGGGCGGTGAACAGGAAGACCAGCAGGAGTCGATGAACTTCCTGGTTTCTGCTTTCGGTATCGCTATTTTGCTGATTTATCTGATTCTGGCAACGCAGTTTAACTCAGTGGTAAAGCCATTGATCATTTTTACGACGATTCTGTTGTCGCTGATAGGGGTATTGCTGGGCTTCATCATTACCGGAAAAACGTTCTCAGTTATCATGTCCGGGGTTGGTATCATTGCGCTAGCCGGTATTGTGGTGAAAAACGGTATTCTGCTCATTGAGTTCATTGAGGAATTGCGCGGGCGGGGTGTTCCGCTGCGCGAAGCCATCATTGAAGCGGGCGGTATTCGTTTGACGCCCGTATTGCTGACAGCTTCGGCTGCCGTTCTGGGGCTGATTCCGCTGGCTTTTGGTCTGACTATCGACTTCGTTACGCTCTTCCGTGATTTTGACCCACACATGGTTATTGGTGGCGATAGCTCTGTATTCTGGAATATTCTAGCCTGGACAATCATCTACGGTCTGACGTTCTCAACTGTGCTGACACTGGTCATTGTACCGTGTATGTACTGGGTGAACGAGCGAATCCGGATGAAGTGGTTTGGTAAGAAAGATCCTGCACTGGAGCGCAGAAAGCAACTTGAAGAAGAATTAGTTTAG
- a CDS encoding TetR/AcrR family transcriptional regulator: MKERILAETERLFWKYGVRSVTMEDIARQLGISKKTIYQHFADKEQILYQVMRDKMVKNQSEMECMTIKTDNPVEEILHVLTMMQKHADQVSPNLLIDIKRHYPQAFALFRQYKEQHIMHSILENIQKGISQGLYRSDINPTLLARLRVEQIELAFNNEIFPTDQYTMLEIQHELMHHFVRGMLTEKGFIIYNQYVNHHSYDNKEYQADSNDLAPQPAE, translated from the coding sequence ATGAAAGAACGAATTCTGGCGGAGACTGAGCGGTTGTTTTGGAAGTATGGAGTTCGATCCGTAACGATGGAAGATATAGCCAGGCAACTCGGCATTTCGAAGAAAACCATCTATCAGCATTTCGCTGATAAGGAACAGATTCTTTATCAGGTTATGCGGGACAAGATGGTTAAGAATCAATCGGAAATGGAATGCATGACCATTAAGACAGACAATCCAGTTGAGGAAATTCTGCATGTATTGACAATGATGCAGAAACATGCCGATCAGGTCAGTCCCAATTTATTGATTGATATTAAACGTCACTATCCACAGGCATTTGCGTTGTTCCGGCAGTATAAAGAACAACATATTATGCATTCTATTCTTGAAAATATACAAAAAGGTATTTCTCAAGGATTGTATCGATCAGACATTAATCCAACCCTTTTAGCCCGTTTGCGGGTCGAACAAATTGAGCTAGCATTCAACAATGAAATCTTCCCCACAGACCAGTATACGATGCTGGAAATTCAACATGAACTGATGCACCATTTTGTGCGCGGCATGCTGACAGAAAAAGGATTTATCATTTACAACCAGTACGTTAACCACCACAGTTATGATAACAAGGAGTACCAAGCGGACAGTAATGATCTGGCTCCTCAGCCTGCTGAGTAG
- a CDS encoding metallophosphoesterase, with product MNRTALFFILPAILLLIDTYVYQAIKTLSRSASESTQRTIALIYWGFTALSILLYVVMQFLPPDSISRNTRTFLWAAIAIPYFSKIFAVLIIFIDDIGRFFRWIVSLFYKPEVREAVEDTTTKTLPATDAIPRSEFLMKTALVVGTIPLVGFTWGILSGAHDYRIRRVKLPLKNLPSGFNGMTIAQISDIHSGSFFNKTAVRGGVEMLLGQKPDIIFFTGDLVNSHAEEVNSYIDVFDKLKAPLGVYSTLGNHDYGKYVQWPSAQAERQNVMNVVAAHKQMGWNIMMDENKILDMNGDKLALIGVQNLGFGPAALRAGNLAKAYQGTEEYPVKLLLSHDPTHWDAEVRPKYPDIDIQFSGHTHGAQFGVDLGDVKWSPAQYFYKQWAGLYQEGNQRLYVNRGYGYIGYPGRVGILPEITIFELIKA from the coding sequence ATGAATCGTACAGCCTTATTTTTTATTCTGCCGGCAATTTTATTGCTCATTGATACGTACGTCTATCAGGCGATCAAAACGCTAAGCCGATCAGCCAGTGAAAGCACCCAACGAACAATTGCGCTCATCTATTGGGGCTTTACAGCCTTATCAATTCTATTATATGTAGTCATGCAGTTTTTGCCGCCTGACTCCATAAGCCGGAATACGCGTACATTCCTATGGGCAGCCATCGCCATTCCGTATTTCTCGAAAATTTTCGCCGTATTAATCATTTTCATTGACGACATCGGGCGATTTTTCCGGTGGATAGTCTCCCTGTTCTACAAGCCGGAAGTTCGTGAGGCAGTTGAGGATACGACCACCAAGACTTTACCGGCCACCGATGCGATTCCCCGTTCGGAATTCCTGATGAAAACAGCTCTGGTTGTTGGAACAATTCCGCTGGTAGGTTTTACATGGGGTATTTTGTCGGGAGCGCATGATTACCGCATTCGTCGTGTTAAACTCCCGCTGAAAAACCTGCCTTCAGGATTCAATGGCATGACCATAGCCCAGATTTCGGATATTCATTCGGGTAGTTTCTTCAATAAAACAGCCGTGCGGGGGGGCGTTGAGATGCTCCTCGGGCAGAAACCCGATATTATCTTTTTTACGGGTGATCTGGTCAATAGCCATGCCGAAGAGGTAAATAGTTATATCGACGTATTTGATAAGCTGAAAGCTCCATTGGGTGTTTATTCGACCCTTGGCAATCATGATTATGGCAAATATGTGCAGTGGCCGAGCGCCCAGGCCGAACGGCAGAACGTTATGAATGTGGTTGCCGCCCATAAACAGATGGGCTGGAATATCATGATGGATGAGAATAAGATTCTGGATATGAATGGCGATAAACTTGCCCTCATCGGTGTACAGAATCTGGGTTTTGGCCCGGCGGCCTTACGGGCAGGTAATCTGGCCAAAGCCTATCAGGGTACCGAAGAATATCCGGTAAAACTTCTTTTGTCACATGATCCAACGCATTGGGATGCTGAGGTTCGGCCAAAATATCCTGATATCGACATACAGTTCAGTGGTCATACCCACGGGGCACAGTTTGGTGTAGATCTTGGCGATGTAAAATGGAGCCCTGCGCAGTATTTTTATAAACAATGGGCTGGATTATATCAGGAAGGTAATCAACGGTTGTATGTTAACCGGGGATATGGCTACATCGGCTATCCTGGGAGAGTTGGAATTCTGCCAGAAATCACAATTTTTGAGTTAATAAAGGCTTAA
- a CDS encoding TolC family protein, producing the protein MITRSTKRTVMIWLLSLLSSPGLLLAQDRQNFSLNEAIRFAVEHNINVKNSVLDAQSAEGRIRELRGVALPQVSASGQVMDNLIIQRVFLPAVFFDPKASPDAPAVPVQFGVNYSGSLTGNLSQLLFDASYRLGLRAADTYRQLAQKNIMASKVTVAEQVAKAYYSVLVNEQQLKLLDLNISRVDTLYQNTLGLNKQGFAEKIDVSRLEVQVNNLKAERQNVQNLIELSYYLLKFQMGLGINDNIALTEDIKDIDLDEVERTTVQPVTEQFDYNQRIEFATLQSQIELADLDVQSVAKRYYPTLSAFANYGYNTGRNQFSHLFTDAWFNSSAVGINLSIPIFDGFQKRYQAQQKRFTLQKTQNSSILLKNSIDLQIRQASVTIKNSLQTLRTQKRNVELAKEVARVTKIKYQEGVGSNIEVLDAENSYRQAQNNYFVSLYNFLQTKVDADKASGKLYSGQ; encoded by the coding sequence ATGATAACAAGGAGTACCAAGCGGACAGTAATGATCTGGCTCCTCAGCCTGCTGAGTAGTCCGGGTTTATTGTTAGCTCAGGACCGACAGAATTTTTCGCTGAATGAAGCGATTCGGTTTGCCGTAGAACACAACATCAATGTTAAAAACTCGGTGCTGGATGCTCAGAGCGCCGAAGGTCGTATTCGGGAACTGAGAGGTGTTGCACTTCCTCAGGTTAGTGCTTCTGGCCAGGTAATGGATAATCTGATTATTCAGCGCGTGTTTCTACCGGCAGTCTTTTTCGACCCTAAGGCATCACCAGATGCACCGGCCGTTCCAGTACAGTTTGGCGTAAATTACTCGGGAAGTTTAACGGGCAATCTTAGCCAGCTCTTGTTTGATGCGTCGTATCGACTGGGGTTACGGGCAGCTGATACCTATCGGCAGCTGGCGCAGAAAAATATTATGGCTTCGAAAGTAACCGTTGCTGAACAGGTGGCCAAAGCCTATTATAGTGTGCTGGTTAATGAGCAGCAATTGAAACTGCTGGATCTGAACATCAGTCGGGTCGATACACTCTATCAAAATACGCTCGGCCTGAATAAACAGGGTTTTGCCGAAAAGATCGATGTGAGCCGACTTGAAGTGCAGGTCAATAACCTGAAAGCGGAGCGGCAGAATGTGCAGAACCTGATCGAGCTGAGCTATTATCTGCTTAAGTTTCAGATGGGCCTTGGCATAAACGACAACATTGCGCTAACGGAAGACATAAAGGACATCGACCTTGACGAAGTAGAACGGACAACGGTTCAGCCAGTAACTGAACAATTTGACTATAATCAACGGATTGAGTTTGCCACATTACAATCGCAAATCGAACTGGCTGATCTTGACGTTCAGAGCGTAGCCAAACGCTATTATCCAACATTGTCGGCCTTTGCCAATTACGGCTACAATACGGGTAGGAATCAATTTAGCCATTTATTCACCGATGCCTGGTTTAACTCATCAGCTGTAGGAATCAACTTATCGATTCCAATCTTCGATGGCTTTCAGAAGCGTTACCAGGCTCAGCAAAAGCGGTTTACGTTGCAGAAAACGCAGAATAGCAGTATTCTTTTAAAGAACTCAATTGATCTGCAAATTCGTCAGGCGTCGGTAACGATCAAAAACAGTTTACAAACGTTGCGAACACAAAAACGCAATGTTGAACTGGCAAAAGAGGTTGCCCGGGTAACCAAGATTAAATATCAGGAGGGCGTTGGCTCAAACATTGAGGTGCTGGATGCTGAAAATTCGTATCGGCAGGCGCAGAATAACTACTTCGTGTCGCTATACAACTTTTTGCAGACGAAAGTGGATGCCGATAAGGCTAGCGGTAAATTGTATTCTGGCCAGTAA
- a CDS encoding dienelactone hydrolase family protein produces the protein MKIVFITGLSFFMSLVSWLTPKQEETKIPLCHTSGNDMSVMAADPAFQRLHEAPLPFTYTGAGEMVKFSTPDGQSANGFLLKAKKPSDKWLLVYQEWWGLNDNIKQQSETFYNDLKDVNVLAVDMYDGKVATEPAEAGKLMQGANKDRLGSIMKGAIAYAGPKAEFASVGWCFGGMLSLQSAILEGKQAKGCVMYYGRPEQDVEKLKTLETDVLGIFGSQDKGITPESVKMFEENMGKAGEKVTVKMYDAGHGFANPSNPIYNKEAAADAYKLALSYLKGKLKA, from the coding sequence ATGAAAATCGTTTTCATAACCGGACTTTCGTTTTTTATGTCGCTTGTTTCCTGGCTGACTCCAAAGCAGGAAGAGACGAAAATTCCACTTTGCCATACAAGTGGTAATGACATGTCGGTAATGGCGGCTGATCCCGCTTTTCAGCGCCTGCATGAAGCTCCCCTACCCTTTACCTACACGGGTGCTGGCGAGATGGTCAAATTTTCGACCCCCGATGGTCAGTCAGCCAATGGGTTTTTATTGAAAGCCAAAAAGCCATCAGACAAATGGTTGTTGGTGTATCAGGAATGGTGGGGACTGAATGACAACATCAAGCAGCAGTCTGAAACGTTCTACAACGACCTTAAGGATGTAAATGTCCTGGCAGTTGATATGTATGATGGAAAGGTTGCGACCGAACCCGCAGAAGCTGGCAAGTTAATGCAGGGTGCCAATAAAGATCGGCTTGGCAGTATTATGAAAGGGGCAATTGCCTATGCAGGTCCAAAAGCTGAATTTGCCAGCGTAGGCTGGTGCTTCGGTGGTATGCTGTCGCTGCAATCGGCTATTCTGGAGGGCAAGCAGGCTAAAGGCTGCGTAATGTATTATGGTCGCCCTGAACAGGACGTAGAGAAGCTGAAAACGCTTGAAACGGACGTGCTGGGTATCTTTGGTAGTCAGGACAAAGGCATTACTCCAGAGTCGGTAAAGATGTTTGAAGAAAATATGGGAAAAGCAGGTGAAAAAGTGACCGTGAAAATGTATGATGCTGGTCACGGTTTTGCTAACCCCAGTAATCCGATTTACAATAAAGAAGCCGCTGCCGATGCCTATAAACTGGCATTAAGCTACCTGAAAGGGAAGCTGAAGGCGTAA
- a CDS encoding efflux RND transporter periplasmic adaptor subunit: MKAYYAIAIATSLLIACSQEKKSDLQGKRDELADLKKQETELATKIKTLEGDLAKLEPKKEEEARVKDVTVAPVSATTFRHFVELQGTIDAKNNVQVSPKSGGVITAVYVKEGDNVRAGSAIAQVDDQILRESISEVKTQLSLANTVFEKQSALWKQQIGTEIQYLQAKNSKESLDRRLSTLNAQLGQSTVTAPISGVIDQVSVKVGQSAAPGIGLVRVVNLSQLKVVAKVSDTYSGSVRKGDAVMVRFPDLNRELNSRISFVSTTVDPLSRTFTIEAPLPSDNSLKPNMLAQIKINDKTLGNAIVINQNLIQSTESGQLVYVAVNEGGKKIAKARTVKTGESYGGKIAITQGLQAGDQIVTAGYQDLVDGQPINF; this comes from the coding sequence ATGAAAGCATATTATGCCATTGCCATAGCAACAAGCCTGTTAATAGCTTGTTCGCAGGAGAAAAAATCAGATTTGCAGGGTAAGCGTGATGAGCTCGCTGATCTGAAAAAACAGGAAACCGAGCTGGCGACAAAGATCAAAACCCTGGAGGGCGATCTGGCAAAACTCGAGCCCAAAAAAGAAGAAGAAGCCCGCGTTAAAGATGTTACGGTAGCTCCTGTTTCGGCCACGACATTCCGCCACTTTGTTGAATTACAAGGTACGATTGACGCAAAAAATAACGTGCAGGTTTCGCCGAAGTCGGGCGGGGTCATTACGGCTGTTTACGTCAAAGAGGGTGATAATGTTCGGGCTGGATCAGCCATTGCTCAGGTCGATGATCAGATTTTGCGGGAGTCGATCTCCGAAGTGAAAACCCAGTTGTCACTGGCAAACACGGTGTTTGAAAAGCAGTCTGCGCTCTGGAAACAACAGATCGGAACGGAGATTCAGTATTTACAGGCTAAAAACAGCAAGGAATCGCTGGATCGCCGTTTGTCAACGCTGAACGCCCAATTGGGTCAGTCTACGGTTACGGCGCCAATTTCGGGCGTTATCGATCAGGTAAGTGTAAAGGTTGGGCAGTCGGCGGCACCGGGTATCGGTTTAGTTCGGGTCGTCAATCTATCGCAGCTCAAAGTGGTTGCCAAAGTATCGGATACCTATTCGGGTAGCGTACGAAAGGGAGATGCCGTTATGGTTCGTTTTCCGGATTTAAACCGGGAGTTGAATTCGCGCATCAGCTTCGTGTCAACGACTGTCGATCCACTGAGCCGGACGTTCACGATTGAAGCTCCCCTCCCATCCGATAATAGCCTGAAGCCAAACATGCTGGCACAGATAAAAATCAATGACAAAACCTTGGGGAATGCTATTGTTATTAACCAAAACCTGATTCAAAGTACAGAAAGTGGACAACTGGTTTATGTGGCGGTCAATGAAGGAGGCAAGAAAATAGCAAAAGCACGGACAGTGAAAACGGGTGAATCTTACGGAGGCAAAATTGCGATTACGCAAGGGTTGCAGGCGGGCGATCAGATCGTTACTGCCGGGTACCAGGATTTAGTTGACGGACAACCAATCAATTTCTAA